In Rubrobacter radiotolerans DSM 5868, a genomic segment contains:
- the efp gene encoding elongation factor P: MISTNQFKNGSAIRVDGKRFTIVYFQHVKPGKGSAFVRTKLRNMDTGATIEKTFRAGEKVESIRTESRQMTYLYRDGDLHYFMDTDTYEQLPIPDEVLGETAGFITANGTANVLSADGEIVSVEPPTHVDLTVSETDPGLKGDTATGGSKPATLETGVTVQVPLFVNVGDKIRVDTRSREYLTRV, from the coding sequence GTGATCTCAACAAACCAGTTCAAGAACGGCAGCGCCATCCGCGTGGACGGCAAGCGGTTCACGATCGTCTACTTCCAGCACGTCAAGCCGGGCAAGGGCTCGGCGTTCGTGAGGACGAAGCTCAGGAACATGGACACCGGGGCGACGATCGAAAAGACCTTCCGCGCCGGAGAGAAGGTCGAGTCGATAAGGACCGAGTCGAGGCAGATGACCTACCTCTACCGCGACGGCGACCTGCACTACTTTATGGACACCGACACCTACGAGCAGCTCCCGATCCCCGACGAGGTGCTTGGGGAGACGGCGGGCTTTATAACCGCAAACGGCACGGCGAACGTGCTCTCGGCCGACGGGGAGATAGTGAGCGTCGAGCCGCCCACGCACGTGGACCTGACCGTCTCCGAGACCGACCCGGGCCTCAAGGGCGACACCGCCACCGGCGGCTCGAAGCCCGCCACGCTGGAGACGGGGGTTACGGTGCAGGTGCCGCTCTTCGTGAACGTCGGGGACAAAATCCGGGTGGATACTCGCTCGCGCGAGTATCTGACGAGGGTCTAG
- a CDS encoding polyprenyl synthetase family protein produces the protein MAEAGLERWESHRLVFEEYLEGLTFTEEPELSTLQEAMRYSMLAGGKRVRPTLCMEVARIFGAEPELALPSAAAIELIHTYSLIHDDLPAMDDDDFRRGRPTLHRKYDEAMAILAGDAFFGEALTLITVHQQGTPEQILAVVRELADSTGVEGMVGGQVLDMAQTGLGSETDPRTLRMIHRFKTGALIKSSARIGAIVAGASEPESDAVSEYAAELGLCFQIVDDLLNATSTTEALGKSAGSDEEQGKATFVGVFGLDGARREADESTARALAALKRISGDTSGLRGLALFVRHRGS, from the coding sequence GTGGCTGAGGCTGGTCTTGAGCGGTGGGAGTCTCACCGGCTCGTCTTCGAGGAGTACCTTGAGGGGCTCACCTTCACCGAGGAGCCGGAGCTCTCTACCTTGCAGGAGGCGATGCGCTACTCGATGCTCGCCGGGGGCAAGCGCGTCCGGCCGACCCTGTGCATGGAGGTCGCGAGGATCTTCGGCGCGGAGCCGGAACTCGCGCTGCCCTCGGCGGCGGCAATAGAGCTTATCCATACGTACTCCCTGATCCACGACGACCTCCCGGCGATGGACGACGACGACTTCCGGCGCGGTCGTCCGACGCTTCACCGGAAGTACGACGAGGCGATGGCGATACTCGCCGGGGACGCCTTCTTCGGCGAGGCGCTCACGCTTATAACGGTCCATCAGCAGGGAACTCCGGAGCAGATCCTCGCGGTCGTGCGCGAGCTTGCGGACTCGACCGGGGTAGAGGGGATGGTCGGAGGCCAGGTGCTCGACATGGCTCAGACCGGGCTCGGCTCGGAGACCGACCCGAGGACCCTGCGCATGATCCACCGCTTCAAGACGGGGGCGCTCATAAAGTCCTCTGCGCGCATCGGGGCGATCGTCGCCGGGGCATCTGAGCCGGAGTCGGATGCGGTCTCGGAGTATGCGGCGGAGCTTGGGCTGTGCTTCCAGATCGTCGACGACCTCCTCAACGCGACCTCCACCACCGAGGCGCTCGGCAAGAGCGCCGGGAGCGACGAGGAGCAGGGCAAGGCGACGTTTGTCGGGGTATTCGGTCTCGACGGGGCGCGGCGGGAGGCCGACGAGTCGACCGCCCGGGCCCTGGCGGCGCTAAAGAGGATCTCTGGCGACACTTCGGGCCTCAGGGGCCTCGCGCTCTTTGTCCGCCACCGGGGCAGCTAG
- the nusB gene encoding transcription antitermination factor NusB, with product MSRRTARKQAFQILYGSDVTESRVRDAVRRWREYRGDLERYAYEVCFGVERDRERIDAILTEVAVGWPLRRMNAVDRTILRIGLYEMIHTEDVPPDVAINEAIELAKGFSSDEAPSFVGGVLRGAEGKLSSGVGRG from the coding sequence GTGAGCCGCAGGACGGCGCGCAAGCAGGCGTTTCAGATCCTCTACGGGAGCGACGTTACCGAGAGCCGTGTCCGAGACGCCGTCAGGCGCTGGCGCGAGTACCGGGGAGATCTGGAGCGCTACGCCTACGAGGTCTGCTTCGGGGTCGAGCGCGACCGGGAGCGCATAGACGCGATCCTCACGGAGGTCGCGGTCGGCTGGCCTTTAAGACGCATGAACGCCGTCGACCGGACGATACTCAGGATCGGGCTCTACGAGATGATCCACACCGAAGACGTCCCGCCGGACGTCGCGATAAACGAGGCGATAGAGCTTGCCAAGGGCTTCTCGAGCGACGAGGCCCCCTCGTTTGTCGGGGGGGTACTGCGGGGCGCGGAAGGGAAGCTCTCCTCGGGGGTGGGGCGTGGCTGA
- a CDS encoding type II 3-dehydroquinate dehydratase, protein MTQEERQARITVLNGVNLGALGRRRPEVYGKGTLGDIEAGLREAFPDVRFTFAQTDYEGEMVGLIHAAATEPADGLVVNPGAWTHYARALHDALEAAESPVKVEVHLSNVHAREEWRRHSVVSPAVDAVVAGMGAFGYHVAVRYVLSRL, encoded by the coding sequence ATGACGCAGGAGGAGAGGCAGGCGAGGATAACGGTCCTCAACGGAGTGAACCTCGGGGCGCTCGGACGGCGCAGACCCGAGGTCTACGGAAAAGGGACGCTCGGGGACATCGAGGCCGGGCTCCGGGAGGCGTTCCCGGACGTCCGGTTCACCTTCGCCCAGACCGACTACGAGGGGGAGATGGTCGGGCTCATCCACGCCGCCGCGACGGAGCCCGCCGACGGCCTCGTCGTGAACCCCGGCGCGTGGACGCACTACGCCCGCGCGCTGCACGACGCCCTGGAGGCCGCCGAGTCGCCCGTCAAGGTCGAGGTCCACCTCTCCAACGTCCACGCCCGCGAGGAGTGGAGGCGGCACTCGGTTGTCTCGCCCGCCGTTGACGCGGTCGTTGCGGGGATGGGGGCGTTCGGCTACCACGTCGCCGTCAGGTACGTTCTCTCGCGCCTCTGA
- the aroB gene encoding 3-dehydroquinate synthase yields the protein MAEGLARIPVAVEPAYGVVVGARLDLGATVREAVPPGPCVLVTDSNVGPLHGRSVRERLEAAGFEVLETVEVPAGEASKSLAEHERLVRRLARASLGRDGTLFALGGGVVGDLAGFAAASYMRGIRLVMLPTTLLASVDSSVGGKVGVDLPEGKNLVGAFHQPALVVADTDFLASLPPREVSNGLAEVVKMGLLAGGDFFRDLALIPEARAGEPEALIALTGHSVRYKASVVAADEREGGLRAVLNYGHTLGHALEAASGYGLAHGEAVAVGMCFAARLSERRFGAELLTLHRELLQKAGLPVEVPELGEEGLRDVLGALGRDKKRRAADGAGEHRFILLRAVGEPEWGVPVSEREVVEVLEGA from the coding sequence GTGGCTGAAGGGCTAGCAAGGATACCCGTCGCCGTAGAGCCCGCATACGGGGTCGTTGTCGGTGCACGTCTCGACCTCGGGGCGACCGTCCGGGAGGCCGTCCCCCCGGGACCGTGCGTACTTGTCACCGACTCGAACGTGGGGCCGCTTCACGGAAGGAGCGTCCGGGAGAGGCTTGAGGCGGCGGGCTTTGAGGTACTCGAGACGGTCGAGGTCCCGGCCGGAGAGGCGTCGAAGAGCCTCGCCGAGCACGAGCGGCTCGTGCGCCGGCTCGCCCGGGCCTCACTCGGGCGCGACGGGACGCTCTTCGCGCTCGGGGGCGGGGTCGTGGGCGACCTTGCGGGCTTCGCGGCCGCGAGCTACATGCGCGGCATAAGGCTCGTGATGCTCCCGACAACGCTTCTTGCAAGCGTCGACAGCTCCGTCGGCGGCAAGGTCGGGGTGGACCTTCCGGAGGGGAAGAACCTTGTCGGAGCGTTCCATCAGCCCGCGCTCGTAGTCGCCGACACGGACTTTCTCGCCTCGCTCCCGCCGCGGGAGGTCTCGAACGGACTCGCCGAGGTCGTAAAGATGGGGCTCCTTGCGGGCGGGGACTTCTTCCGGGACCTCGCGCTCATCCCCGAGGCCCGGGCCGGGGAGCCGGAGGCGCTCATCGCGCTGACCGGGCACTCCGTTCGCTACAAGGCGAGCGTCGTCGCCGCCGACGAGCGCGAGGGCGGCCTGCGCGCCGTCCTTAACTACGGGCACACCCTCGGGCATGCCCTGGAGGCCGCCTCGGGCTACGGGCTGGCGCACGGGGAGGCCGTCGCGGTCGGGATGTGCTTCGCCGCCCGGCTCTCCGAGCGACGCTTCGGGGCGGAGTTACTGACCCTTCACCGGGAGCTTCTGCAGAAGGCCGGGCTCCCGGTGGAGGTCCCGGAGCTCGGGGAGGAAGGGCTCCGGGACGTCCTCGGCGCGCTCGGACGGGACAAGAAACGCCGCGCGGCCGACGGCGCGGGGGAGCACCGCTTCATTCTTCTGCGCGCGGTCGGAGAGCCGGAGTGGGGCGTTCCCGTTTCGGAGCGTGAGGTCGTCGAGGTCCTGGAGGGAGCATGA
- a CDS encoding NAD(+)/NADH kinase: protein MGASPGCGPEAPTRVSVRRAAVYVSPKVGREHVERLLAVLGEGGVEVLEVREEGEPNGDLGADVVFVLGGDGTMLRASRIYPRTVLLGVNFGRVGFMSGLLPEDLESGVGKVISGGLEVQDYRKLEVQVNEGEWRTAANEAALLKSQTHHIVSVSVRISGEDLFDFRCDGFIAATPLGSTAYALSAGGPILSADTRSYVLVPIAPHALVSRPLVLGEGQVTELRLKERAAVLSLDGNEPQRLGAGDVVRARLSDESVRIGRTDEWTWWRAVRRTFL from the coding sequence GTGGGGGCTAGCCCCGGATGCGGCCCCGAGGCGCCGACGCGCGTGAGCGTCCGGCGGGCGGCGGTCTACGTCAGCCCGAAGGTCGGTCGGGAGCATGTGGAGCGGCTCCTTGCGGTGCTCGGCGAGGGCGGCGTCGAGGTCCTTGAGGTCCGGGAGGAGGGCGAGCCGAACGGGGACCTCGGGGCGGACGTGGTGTTCGTGCTCGGGGGGGACGGGACGATGCTCCGGGCGTCGAGGATCTACCCCCGGACCGTTCTGCTCGGGGTTAACTTCGGGCGGGTCGGCTTTATGAGCGGGCTCCTCCCGGAGGACCTTGAGAGCGGGGTCGGGAAGGTGATCTCCGGGGGACTCGAGGTCCAGGACTACCGGAAGCTGGAGGTACAGGTAAACGAGGGCGAGTGGCGCACGGCGGCGAACGAGGCCGCGCTCCTCAAGAGCCAGACCCACCACATCGTCTCGGTGAGCGTGAGGATCAGCGGCGAGGACCTCTTCGACTTCCGCTGCGACGGCTTTATCGCGGCGACGCCCCTGGGCTCGACGGCGTACGCGCTCTCTGCGGGAGGTCCGATACTCTCGGCGGACACGCGCTCCTACGTGCTCGTGCCCATAGCCCCGCACGCGCTCGTAAGCCGTCCGCTCGTTCTCGGGGAGGGGCAGGTGACGGAGCTTAGGCTCAAGGAGCGCGCGGCCGTCCTCTCGCTCGACGGCAACGAGCCGCAGCGCCTCGGGGCCGGGGACGTGGTCCGCGCAAGGCTCAGCGACGAAAGCGTTAGAATAGGCAGGACCGATGAGTGGACGTGGTGGAGGGCCGTGAGAAGGACGTTCCTCTAG
- a CDS encoding TlyA family RNA methyltransferase has translation MKGSRGERLDALLVARGLAPTRSRAQALVLAGAVRVGGEVHTKPGTRLSDGAELSVAGGNAYVSRAGEKLAGALDAFGVGVSGRLCLDAGASTGGFTDVLLRRGAARVISVDVGYGQLDWRLRQDERVWVMERTNVRTLRGEDLPFCPELLVSDLSFISLSVALSGLLASTPTLREAIVLVKPQFEAGPESVGRGGVVRDREVHREVIMKVVREFDSLGFGAVGAVRSSVTGRRSGNQEYVMRLLRDVEGALDEGSVQRVVGGG, from the coding sequence TTGAAAGGCTCTCGCGGCGAACGGCTCGACGCGCTGCTCGTGGCGCGGGGGCTAGCCCCGACGCGCTCGCGGGCGCAGGCGCTCGTCCTTGCCGGAGCCGTGCGCGTCGGCGGGGAGGTGCACACCAAGCCCGGGACGCGTCTTTCGGACGGGGCGGAGCTCTCGGTCGCCGGGGGCAACGCTTACGTTTCACGCGCCGGGGAGAAGCTCGCCGGGGCGCTCGACGCCTTCGGGGTCGGGGTCTCGGGGAGGCTCTGCCTGGATGCGGGGGCGTCCACGGGGGGCTTTACGGACGTGTTGCTCCGGCGGGGGGCCGCGCGGGTGATCTCGGTCGACGTCGGTTACGGGCAGCTCGACTGGCGTCTCAGGCAGGACGAGCGCGTCTGGGTCATGGAGCGCACGAACGTGAGGACGCTCCGGGGTGAGGACCTGCCGTTCTGCCCGGAGCTGCTCGTGAGCGACCTCTCGTTTATCTCGCTCTCGGTCGCGCTTTCGGGGCTCCTTGCGAGCACGCCGACGCTCCGGGAGGCTATAGTGCTCGTCAAGCCGCAGTTCGAGGCGGGGCCCGAGAGCGTCGGGCGCGGCGGGGTCGTGCGCGACCGGGAGGTCCACCGGGAGGTCATAATGAAGGTCGTCCGGGAGTTCGACTCTTTAGGCTTCGGAGCGGTCGGGGCGGTGCGGTCGAGCGTGACGGGCCGGAGGTCCGGCAACCAGGAGTACGTTATGCGGCTCTTGCGAGACGTGGAGGGGGCGCTTGATGAGGGGTCCGTGCAGAGGGTCGTCGGTGGGGGCTAG